The stretch of DNA GATCGGCGAGGCCCTCTACAATCGCGGCGTGATCAACGCGATGTACATGACCGAGGTCTTCCGGACCGCGATGGCGAAGTACGGCAACAAGCCGCTGACCACCGAGCAGGTGCGCTGGGGCTACGAGCACTTCAACCTGACCGACGCGCGGCTGGACCAGATCGGGCTGAAGGGGTTCACCCACCCGGTGAAGGTCACCTGCGAGGATCACGAGGGCAACGGCCCGGTGCTCATCCAGCAGTGGGACGGCAAGAAGTGGAACGTCGTCTCGGAGTGGGTGCAGCCGATGCGCGAGGTGGTGCGGCCGAAGCTGGAGACCGCGGCGGTCGAGGAAGGCAAGAAGCTCGGCTACACCATGCGCGACTGCTCCAAGGAGAACTAGCCGCGTGGCCGTCGTCGTGAGCGACCTCGCCCGCCCGCTGCTCTCGGTGAACAACATCGAGGTGATCTACGATCACGTGATCCTCGTGTTGAAGGGCGTGTCGCTCCGGGTCCCCGAGGAGGGCATCGTGGCCCTCCTCGGGGCCAACGGCGCCGGCAAGAGCACCACATTGAAGGCCATCTCCGGCCTCCTGCGCACCGAGCGCGGCGAGGTGACCAAGGGCGGGGTCGAGTTGTCGGGAGAGCCGATCCATCGGCGCGAGGCCTCCGAGGTCGTCCGCCGCGGGATCGTCCAGGTGATGGAGGGGCGCCACGTCTTCGAGCACCTGACCGTGGAGGAGAACCTCCTCACCGGCGGCTACATCCGGCGAAACGGCCAGTTTCTCAAGCGCGACCTCGACCTGGTCTACACCTACTTTCCGCGGCTGCGCGAGCGGCGCTCCGTACGGGCCGGCTACGTCTCGGGCGGCGAGCAGCAGATGCTCGCGATCGGCCGCGCCCTCATGGCCCATCCCCGGCTGATGCTGCTGGACGAGCCTTCGATGGGGCTGGCCCCCATGCTGGTGCAGGAGATCTTCGAGATCGTGGGGCGGCTCAATCGCGAGGAGAAGGTCGCGGTGCTGCTCGCCGAGCAGAACGCGAACATGGCGCTGCGCTTCGCCCAGTACGTGTACGTGATGGAGAACGGCCGCATCGTGCTGGACGGCGACGTGAAGGCGATCAGCGAGAACGAGGACATCAAGGAGTTCTACCTCGGGCTGTCCGGCGTCGGACAGCGGAAGAGCTACCGCGACGTGAAGCACTACAAGCGTCGCAAGCGGTGGCTCTCGTGAGAAAGCGGCCATGAGCGCCCAGCTCGAGATCGGAGAGGTCTCCAAGTCTTTCGGCGGCGTCCTCGCGGTGAACCGGGTGAGCCTGGAGGTCCGGCGGGGTGAGATCCTCTCGGTCATCGGGCCCAACGGGGCCGGCAAGACGACGCTGCTCAACATGATCAGCGGCTTCTACCATCCCGATTCCGGGCGGCTCACCCTGGA from Candidatus Methylomirabilota bacterium encodes:
- a CDS encoding ABC transporter ATP-binding protein; its protein translation is MAVVVSDLARPLLSVNNIEVIYDHVILVLKGVSLRVPEEGIVALLGANGAGKSTTLKAISGLLRTERGEVTKGGVELSGEPIHRREASEVVRRGIVQVMEGRHVFEHLTVEENLLTGGYIRRNGQFLKRDLDLVYTYFPRLRERRSVRAGYVSGGEQQMLAIGRALMAHPRLMLLDEPSMGLAPMLVQEIFEIVGRLNREEKVAVLLAEQNANMALRFAQYVYVMENGRIVLDGDVKAISENEDIKEFYLGLSGVGQRKSYRDVKHYKRRKRWLS